In the genome of Vicia villosa cultivar HV-30 ecotype Madison, WI linkage group LG7, Vvil1.0, whole genome shotgun sequence, one region contains:
- the LOC131620503 gene encoding cyclin-D1-1-like has translation MNEEPAPAILMPHSCISDCNLLCGEDTSEILTGDSTEYSSDLDSSSRSSSLLAEEEESIAVFIEHERKFVPGFDYLSRFQSRSLDANAREESVAWILKVHAYYGFQPLTGYLSVNYMDRFLDSRTLPESNGWPLQLLSVACLSLAAKMEEPLVPSLLDLQVEGAKYIFQPRTILRMELLVLTVLDWRLRSVTPLSFLSFFACKLDSTGAFTDFLISRATEIILSNIQEAGFLAYRPSCIAAAAILSAANEIPNWSFVKPEHAESWCEGLRKEKIIGCYELMQEVVVSNNQRNPPKVLPQLRVTTRTRRWSNVSSSSSSPSSSSSLSFSLSYKKRKLNSNCFWVDDDKGNSE, from the exons ATGAATGAAGAGCCAGCACCGGCTATCCTCATGCCTCACTCTTGCATCTCCGACTGCAACCTCCTCTGCGGAGAAGACACATCCGAAATCCTCACCGGAGATTCAACTGAATACTCCTCCGATCTAGATTCATCATCGCGGTCGTCGTCATTATTGGCGGAGGAGGAAGAGTCCATTGCCGTTTTCATAGAACACGAGCGTAAGTTCGTCCCTGGATTCGATTACCTCTCAAGATTCCAATCTCGTTCTCTAGATGCCAACGCCAGAGAAGAATCAGTTGCATGGATTCTCAAG GTACATGCGTACTATGGTTTTCAGCCGTTGACGGGGTACCTTTCCGTTAACTATATGGATCGGTTTTTGGATTCTAGAACTTTACCG GAATCAAATGGATGGCCTCTGCAACTTCTATCAGTTGCATGTTTATCTTTAGCAGCAAAGATGGAGGAACCCCTGGTTCCTTCTCTCTTGGACCTTCAG GTTGAAGGTGCCAAATACATATTTCAGCCGAGGACGATTTTAAGAATGGAGCTACTTGTTCTAACTGTGTTGGATTGGAGGCTAAGATCAGTCACCCCACTTAGCTTCCTTAGTTTCTTTGCGTGCAAACTAGATTCAACTGGAGCATTCACTGACTTCCTCATTTCACGCGCTACAGAAATCATCTTATCTAATATCCAAG AAGCTGGCTTTCTTGCCTACAGGCCGTCGTGCATTGCTGCAGCTGCAATACTCTCTGCAGCTAATGAAATTCCTAATTGGTCTTTTGTTAAGCCTGAACATGCTGAGTCATGGTGCGAGGGCCTAAGAAAA GAAAAAATTATAGGGTGCTATGAGTTGATGCAAGAAGTTGTGGTAAGCAATAACCAAAGAAATCCACCTAAAGTATTGCCACAGCTGCGAGTTACAACTCGAACCCGAAGGTGGTCCAAtgtctcatcatcatcatcatctccatcttcctcCTCTTCACTCTCTTTCTCATTATCTTataaaaaaaggaaattaaatagTAACTGCTTCTGGGTAGATGATGACAAAGGAAACTCCGAGTGA